The genomic window tggggagtctccttagttttttttcctcttttcccTCGGCCTGCCTCCGGCTGTTTTGTGGAAAGGCACGTCGCTTGGGGTGTTTTATTTTTGCTCTGAAGACGGTGTACAGCTGGTGCGGCTCGGAGAGGCTGCGCGTTgagggggtgtgtatgtgtgtgggagcaGTAAACAAAGCCGGGCTTGGGACTGGAGCTgtttgcattctctctctctgtctgaggCAGATCTTAGCAGCgaggtgggggaggtggaaggTGCTGGGTTCCCAGAGGCAAAGCATGATGTGGGAGGCAGAGGGAGGGTTGCACTGAGCTCTTTGCTCAATGCTGCTGCTGCGAGGGGGGGTCGCTGGGCATCTGAGACACTGAGAAGGGGGAGTTCGGAGCTTTTAACGTTGGAGAGAGGGACCAGGGGGACAGCATCATGAAAGACAAAGGCAAACCGGCCACTTTTACCGGAGACAAAAAGGCGAAGACAGCGGCGAAGGGGAACACGAAGTGGGTGAGACTGGCCACGGTGCTGGCGTACGTATTGTCGGTGTCTCTGGCGGCGATCGTCCTGGCGGTGTATTACAGCCTGATCTGGAAGCCGGTCAGACCTGCCGAGCCCAGCACCGGCAGCACCAGCACCGCCGCTAACCCGACCGGGAGGATGCTGCCGCCGGACGTCGCCTCCGCCGGTACACCCGCCGACCCACGGAGCCCGGCTGTCAGCACGCAGCAGACGGGAGGCACCGGTCACTTCGAGCGGCCGCCGGTCAGCCAGCACCCTCCCGGTCAGCGGCCTGACCCCGAGAGCCGGCCGACCTCATACAGCCTCCCGGGCGGCGGCAGCAGCTTAACGACGCGGAGCCTCCGAGCGACGCCGGTCACGCTCGCTCAAGCCCCGCCAGGTCCCACCGAAGCCAGCCCCGAGAGCACGGATCGCCAGCCAAGTCTCTCCGACTCGCCCCCACCTCAGAACAGGACCCAGGAGGTGACGGCTAGGGCATTAAAAGCGGGCGGATCTTCCGAGGCCGGACAGTAAGTACTGCCTTGCTACTGCGCCGAGAAGTTATTTCAAAGAAGTTCCCCCAGATCTGAGCATGGGGGGAGGGGCGTGGAGGTCAGTGTCTGGGCAAAACCCATCAGAACTGACCTCAAAGTTTCTCTCTATAAACATCAAGTGGTTTCAACATTATGTCCcccaccccttcacacacacacacgggacaaATTCAGCCTGTTCTCTTGTTCTTgcacgcagagagagagacacagtgggaagagggagtggggtgagggtgtggagagagagtgagagacatgtACTTCTCATCAGAAGTCAGAAATTCTAATTAATCCTCTTTCCAAACTTTCTAAAAGAAATTAACACAGGTCTGCTTTTCTGTGGGGTACAGTGATCTCCATTTGATGATCTCAGACCAAGCTGGCATTAAAAATTGAGGCTCTGGATTTTTCAGTTGTTCTCGAGAGAGTCTGCACATATTTCGGTTGGTACTGGGAATGATTAGGTTATTACATGACTTATGGAGATAGTAGGTTTGGTAAAATATATCAGTGAACGACTGTGTTCTCATTTGTTTCCACATGCAACTTGTGATCTGTACTAGCAGTTTGATATCCACCCCCAAATAAACATTTTAAGAACTATGTTAGTGCTCATTTCTTACCGAGAGATGAGCAGAAATAGCTCTGGACGTAAAACTGCTAACACGTTTTAAAATACTAGCGGGCATGCATTTGAGATAAAAGGGGAAAGTTAAAGGGGGATGAGAGGGGCAAGCTTTTTGCACAGTGTGTGTTCTGTGCCTGGAACAGGATGCCAGGGGATAGTGGCAGAGGCAGGTGTGATAGGGGCATtcaaggggcttttagataagtacatgaataagcaaggaatagagggacatAAACCATGGGCAGGCAGAACCTGCCAAATCCTTCACCCTTGGTATCGTATTCTGTTAGACCTGGTCGTGGTCTATGAACTGGGTTCTTTTTCCATTTTGTTGCCCACCTGATAATAACATTGTGGAAGAATAAATAgttcacaataaaaaaaacaaaaataaaatctgctCTTACAACTACCCAGCACTCCAGCAAACTTTTTCTCTGGGAATGGAGAAGTCAAGGTAGCCCAAGATATGACCATTTCCAAAGTCCCTGAAACTTCCCCTGTACGTTGTATGCTCTGGGCTGGATTTTCCCAGgactttggaggctgaggggggggggggggcaggaaaatcttggggggggggaggtcgCAGGGGCAGGGAGGGTACAAGGAGAGAGTAAGGGAGGGTGGGTTGTGTCTTGCCAGAACCATTCCCAATGCATTTCCCAAGTTTCCCAGGGAGGGCCAGTGTCAGGAACTGTTTCACAAAGTGACCCAAACaagttatggaccagaccagaagccctcaaaatatatttagaaggtagtctagaccctaactttttcttattttaaaggtaagcaTAAGGTCCTGTGTtgcagatgtaatttgattggttaaactactcgacattaagaaaaacacactttatttttgcaCTGCAGCTAAAatacaaatgaaataaaattggctTAGTTGTAACTATCAAAGCACTGGACAAAGCAATAGGTACATTAACAACTATTAAATAATTGTTCCAGTGTAGTAACataccataaacacacccttggcaaagacaaattcagaaaaatagaatGTCTGAGATAAAATTCTACAGTCCAATAGGAAAAACATGGAGAAAAATCTGAGTGAGAGAAAATGTGAGTAGCTAAAGCTTCCagcccagcttcaagaccccagcaacaatTGTTACTGAAAAACTATAACTAAGAATCCTGGTTCTGTAGGAGCATAGCCCCATCCATTCAAGCTGCTGCTGTTGTTCCACTCTTagggtaaaaaaaaactcaaaggtTGCATGTGCGGTTTACTTATGGGATTCGAAGCAAACCTGATCAGCTCCTCTGATCTCGACCttttttcatttaaaagaaattagGACAAAATATGTCTCTTTAACCCATGGTATTGTCTGTTTGCagccatcccatcagcatccagcCAGTATGTAATGGCCCTGATGCTCACTGCACCAGACAGAGCGTCCTGAAAACCAGTGTCTCCTTGCCCCAAAGGACAGGTGAACACTGTAGACGCAGGGCGTTGTGTTGTCTCCAGTCCCCACCACGTGCCCTTGTTGTTGCCTACTTGACTTAacggtgcccacctctctcttggATTGGGGGAGCGGTTTGTGAGGTTTCAGAGCTTCAGTAGGTCCTACAGCACTGGGAGCCCGCTGTCTAATGCAGGCGGGTGAATTAGAAAATGGCCCATAGCAAGATTGTGCCAACGAGTAGGGGGGAGCTTGAAAACATGGGTATGGCACTCCTGTTTCGTGCCACTGTTGATGAGATCCCGAAATCTGCAGTAAAATGCAGCCCCGTGTACGTGGAAATAGGAGGACAGGTTCAAAGTCGCAGCgaagaacaggaggaggccattcagccattaaTTGTTCACTGGTTCATAgaatcccacagtgtggaagcaggtcgttcagcccatcgagtccacactaaccctccgaagagcatcccctCCACCCCGctacactgcatttcccatggcttacccacctagcatgcacatccctgaacactgggcgatttagcatggccaatccacctaccctgcacatctttggactgtgggaagaaaccggggcacccagaggaaacccaagccaacacggggagaatgtgcaaactccagttacccgagggtggaattgaacccgcgtccctggtgctatgaggtatcagcgctaaccactgacccaccatgcagACCTGGTTTTCTGAAGAACAATCCAGTTTGTCCCTTTTCTCGTTCTTTCTTCACATGTTTGCAATTTTGTCTCCaagtggattagattagattcgattccctacagtgtggaaacaggtccttaggcccaacaagtccacaccgccccttagagcatcccacccagacccatccccctataacccacacacccctgaacactacaggcaatttagcatggccaatccacctagcctgcccatctttgggctgtgggaggaaacccacgcagacacggggagaatgtgcaaactctgtacagacgtcacttgaggctggaatcaaacccgggtccctggtgctgtgaggctgcagtgctaaccattgagccacagtgccgccccaCAATGGAGCATGCACGTTCTCCCCGTCtatccgtgggtttcctccgggtgctctggtttcccctcacagtccagtgatgtgcaggtagggtagactggccatgctaaattcccctgtAGTGACCAGGGCTGATCAGACAAGGTGGGCCAGCCACGTGAAAAGCAGGGATTACTGCATATACGTGTTTGGGCtaggatctgagtgggatgctctttggcgggGCAGTGCTGACTCGATACaccgaatggcctatttttgcactttcgagattctatgattcaatttttttctttgaatCCTTATTGTGGTGTTCATGCTGCATGCTTCTCTTTAAAGCCTATGCTTTAAAAGATAGTTGTCAATGTGTCAGAGAACCTTCAAAACTATCTCGCTGTCGGCTTATTTAACAAAATGCAAACAAACAGGATAAACAGTTAACTGCCTAAGtcataaaaatcagagttactgcGTGTTGCACTGGAGGGAGGTATAAGGTGGAGATTCAGTTAGTATGAAGATCATTATTGTTTTTGATAAATGTTAATGATTTCGGCTACAGTTTCACAACCTGCATATGACACTGAACTGGGAAATGGCATAAGCTCTGAAGGAGATAGCATTATACGCTGAAAGAGCACAGCTCTGCTGGTAACACATGGCTGCTGAAAAGGCTGAGGTGAAACATTTTAACGAGCCAGTGCAAATTATGTGCAGTtttcagaaaggatgtggaagcattggaaaaggtgcagaagagatttaccagtagGTTGCatagcgcaggccctatgaagaaaggctgagggacttgggtctgttctcattggagagaagaaggctaagaggggatttaatagagacatacgagatgatcagaggattagatagggtgggcagtgagagtctttttctgaggatgatgacttcagcttgtacaagggggcatagcttcaaattgaggggtgatagatttaagacagatgtcagaggcaggttctttactcagagagtggtaagggtgtggaatgccctgcctgccaatgtagttaactcagccacattaggggcatttaaacagtccttggataagcagatggataatgatgggatagtgtagggggaggggcttagattggttcacaggtcggtgcaacatcgagggccaaagggcctgttctgcactgtattgttctatgttctatgtgcagtTTTAATAGGAACACAAGAACAAATTTGGTGATTATAAATatttgaaggtggcagcacaggttaATGAAAGCATTTGCCATCCTGGGCTTTGTAAATGGAGGTTTAGTATGCTCAAGTCACAAAGCTACCTAAAAAAAATATAATCAGTTTGGCTGCAGCTGAAGTActtgtccaattctggtcaccacacttctAAGGATTtgtaattccctccctgagggcattgtgggtcaacctacaacatgtagactgcagcagttcatgaggTCAGCTCAATATCACCACCACCTCAacgggcaactagggatgggcaacaactaATGGGCCTGGCCAATGGCAtcacatcccatgagagaataaaacATTTAGGGTTTAGTAcggttcagaacagatttgctGGGAGCGGTTGCAAAGATGTGAGATGAGACTGGAGAAGCAGGAGTTGTCCTgtaaggctgagaggagatttgacagggggttttaaaaagaaaacacaggaaggatgtagaatagtaaacagaaataatttttttg from Stegostoma tigrinum isolate sSteTig4 chromosome 10, sSteTig4.hap1, whole genome shotgun sequence includes these protein-coding regions:
- the LOC125455307 gene encoding uncharacterized protein LOC125455307, producing the protein MSLSTIQLFGYLIGLAAGILEEFPESHSLDEFLCVCPETNGVCFGASGIVEPVPPFSKIMADLTLPQSLPMPQIIVHALDTEKGEFGAFNVGERDQGDSIMKDKGKPATFTGDKKAKTAAKGNTKWVRLATVLAYVLSVSLAAIVLAVYYSLIWKPVRPAEPSTGSTSTAANPTGRMLPPDVASAGTPADPRSPAVSTQQTGGTGHFERPPVSQHPPGQRPDPESRPTSYSLPGGGSSLTTRSLRATPVTLAQAPPGPTEASPESTDRQPSLSDSPPPQNRTQEVTARALKAGGSSEAGQ